A window of the Cicer arietinum cultivar CDC Frontier isolate Library 1 chromosome 6, Cicar.CDCFrontier_v2.0, whole genome shotgun sequence genome harbors these coding sequences:
- the LOC101500357 gene encoding type I inositol polyphosphate 5-phosphatase 5 yields MSSSTSSRSKSNANSEMTKDNNNNLSLSPIHSSITTNSSDNSVKNEKKKKSLLPKIFGSKKNGRGMDEDAVKSSNEGDSVTLDLEKRIETRRKAFLEASPIMRKSFSERETSPGIEGLNLSNFERPMAPENEIQSFRVFVATWNVGGKSPSYDLNLQDFLLVEGSADIYVLGFQEIVPLSAGNVLVIEDNEPAVKWLSLISQALNTPKSEFSDSSDSGAGSKTNNSTKESKSPASLNFFQKPSLKAISRSFRAEGSSLLKVCNCPVESPTRERRRMRKFSDPMSKLDSEIRGESTMEELLSIAEIPPSPGQSKYSLISSKQMVGIFLTIWTKKELVPHIGHLRVDSVGRGIMGCLGNKGCISMSMSLHQTSFCFVCSHLASGEKEGDEVKRNSDVAEILKGTQFPRICKNPCNRAPEKIVDHDRIIWLGDLNYRVALSYEETRILLEDNDWDTLLERDQLNLEREAGRVFSGFKEGRIVFAPTYKYSQNSDSYAGETVKSKKKRRTPAWCDRILWRGSRIEQLSYIRGESRFSDHRPVCAVFSVGVEVRSRNNRFRKGYSYTSPRLEYEDFIPQRHSFYDY; encoded by the exons ATGTCTTCGTCTACATCTTCACGTTCCAAATCAAATGCTAATTCTGAAATGACCAAAGATAACAACAACAACCTTTCTCTCAGCCCTATACATTCCAGCATTACAACTAATTCTTCTGACAATTCTGTCAAgaatgagaaaaagaaaaag TCTCTCTTGCCAAAGATTTTTGGATCAAAGAAAAATGGAAGAGGCATGGATGAAGATGCAGTCAAATCATCAAATGAAGGAGATTCAGTTACTCTTG ATTTGGAGAAGAGGATTGAAACTAGAAGAAAAGCATTCCTTGAAGCTTCTCCCATCATGAGAAAAAGTTTCTCAG AGAGGGAGACTAGTCCTGGGATTGAAGGCCTAAATTTGTCCAATTTTGAAAGGCCTATGGCTCCAGAAAATGAAATTCAGAGTTTCAG GGTCTTTGTAGCAACATGGAATGTGGGAGGAAAATCTCCAAGCTATGATCTTAACCTTCAAGATTTCTTGCTGGTGGAGGGTTCTGCAGATATATATGTCTTAGG ATTTCAGGAAATTGTTCCTCTAAGTGCTGGAAATGTTCTAGTAATTGAAGACAATGAACCTGCTGTAAAGTGGCTATCATTAATAAGTCAAGCACTAAACACACCAAAAAGTGAATTCAGTGATTCATCTGATTCAGGAGCAGGATCGAAAACCAATAACAGCACAAAGGAATCAAAATCACCAGCAAGTCTAAATTTCTTTCAAAAGCCTTCTCTTAAAGCTATTAGTAGGAGTTTCAGGGCTGAAGGTAGCAGCCTCCTTAAGGTTTGCAATTGTCCTGTGGAATCTCCAACTAGAGAGAGGAGGAGGATGAGAAAATTTAGTGATCCTATGAGTAAGTTAGATTCCGAGATTCGCGGCGAAAGCACCATGGAAGAGTTGCTTTCAATTGCAGAGATACCCCCTTCTCCTGGTCAATCCAAATACTCTCTTATATCAAGTAAGCAAATGGTCGGAATTTTTCTCACCATATGGACAAAGAAAGAATTAGTACCTCACATTGGCCATCTTAGAGTAGACTCCGTAGGGAGAGGAATCATGGGTTGCTTAGGTAACAAG GGGTGTATATCAATGAGTATGTCGTTACATCAAACAAGTTTTTGTTTCGTTTGTAGTCACTTGGCTTCTGGTGAGAAAGAAGGCGATGAGGTGAAGAGAAATTCTGATGTAGCTGAGATTCTTAAAGGCACACAATTCCCTAGGATTTGTAAGAACCCTTGTAATCGAGCACCAGAAAAGATAGTCGATCACGA TCGAATAATATGGCTAGGAGATTTGAATTATAGGGTGGCTTTGAGTTATGAAGAAACAAGGATTCTGTTGGAGGATAATGACTGGGATACTTTGTTAGAGAGAGATCAA ttgAACCTAGAAAGAGAAGCAGGAAGAGTATTCAGTGGTTTCAAAGAAGGAAGGATAGTCTTTGCACCCACTTACAAGTATTCACAAAATTCAGATTCTTACGCTGGTGAGACTGTTAAATCAAAGAAGAAACGCCGAACACCTGCTTG GTGTGATAGGATATTATGGCGTGGAAGCCGCATCGAACAATTATCATACATTCGCGGAGAATCAAGATTTTCTGATCATAGACCTGTTTGTGCTGTTTTTTCTGTTGGTGTGGAAGTAAGAAGCAGAAACAATAGGTTCAGAAAGGGGTATTCTTACACAAGCCCAAGACTTGAATATGAAGACTTCATACCTCAAAGGCATAGTTTCTATGATTATTGA
- the LOC101500668 gene encoding putative ETHYLENE INSENSITIVE 3-like 4 protein: MVKITEEIDPFDQEEEEEIDYDQLKKRMWKDKILLQKLKEKGKKEENQQAKDEASRRKKMSRAQDSILKYMMKIMTICKAKGFVYGIVPEKGKPVTGSSESLREWWKEQVKFSQNAPAAVSKYLPLLEENHELLELDPISYMHLLYDLQDTTLGSLLSALMQHCVPPQRRFPLERGLAPPWWPNGTEQWWGQQGLLAQEHGPPPYKKPHDLKKAWKVSVLAAIIKHLSPNVDKVRKLVTQSKTLQDKMTAKDSATWCKVMNQEEALIQLTNRCLKISEHDDGKNQGESSSSSSSIHVLNELVECGSNEKRKSEFDLDVDFDFEKLYSYQYSECPQSELCMGFTNKSSRVNHESLCAYRTEQEHVPFQDYLSDDWMNMDITGADNQKHDHSNIVGNVNELGEIVERTVEDYGGFWIHGMQQDLELHMGVDMKRDNVDLNQNPEQETTLSHEETSIWDLTYN, encoded by the coding sequence ATGGTGAAGATAACTGAAGAAATCGATCCCTTcgatcaagaagaagaagaagaaattgaCTATGATCAACTAAAGAAGCGCATGTGGAAGGACAAAATCCTACTACAGAAActaaaggaaaaaggaaaaaaagaagaaaaccaACAAGCAAAAGATGAAGCATCAAGAAGGAAAAAGATGTCAAGAGCACAAGATTCAATCCTCAAGTACATGATGAAGATCATGACAATATGTAAAGCTAAAGGTTTCGTCTATGGCATCGTCCCTGAAAAGGGTAAGCCAGTAACAGGTTCATCAGAAAGCTTACGTGAATGGTGGAAAGAACAAGTCAAATTCAGCCAAAATGCACCAGCTGCAGTTTCAAAATACTTACCACTCCTTGAAGAAAATCATGAGTTATTAGAATTAGATCCAATTTCATACATGCATCTTCTTTATGACTTGCAAGATACTACTTTAGGTTCTCTTCTTTCAGCTCTAATGCAACATTGTGTTCCACCACAAAGAAGATTTCCTCTTGAAAGAGGTTTAGCTCCTCCTTGGTGGCCTAATGGAACAGAACAATGGTGGGGTCAACAAGGTCTTTTGGCACAAGAACATGGCCCACCACCTTATAAAAAGCCTCATGATTTGAAAAAGGCTTGGAAAGTTTCTGTCTTGGCTGCAATTATCAAACACTTGTCTCCTAATGTGGATAAAGTTAGAAAGTTGGTGACTCAATCCAAGACTTTGCAAGATAAGATGACAGCAAAAGATAGTGCAACTTGGTGTAAAGTTATGAACCAAGAAGAAGCTTTGATTCAACTCACTAATAGGTGTCTTAAGATATCAGAACACGATGATGGAAAAAACCAAGGTGAAAGCtctagtagtagtagtagtataCATGTTTTGAATGAGTTGGTAGAATGTGGAAGTAATGAGAAGAGAAAGAGTGAGTTTGATTTagatgttgattttgattttgagaagTTATATTCATATCAATATTCTGAGTGTCCACAAAGTGAATTGTGCATGGGATTTACAAACAAAAGTTCAAGGGTGAACCACGAATCACTCTGTGCTTACAGAACAGAACAAGAACATGTTCCTTTCCAAGATTATTTGTCAGATGATTGGATGAATATGGATATAACAGGGGCTGATAATCAGAAACATGATCATAGTAATATAGTTGGGAATGTGAATGAGTTGGGAGAGATTGTGGAGAGAACAGTAGAAGATTATGGTGGCTTTTGGATACATGGCATGCAACAAGATCTTGAATTGCACATGGGAGTGGACATGAAAAGAGATAACGTGGATTTGAATCAAAATCCAGAACAAGAGACCACACTAAGTCATGAAGAAACCTCAATTTGGGATTTGACatacaattaa
- the LOC101500983 gene encoding protein ROLLING AND ERECT LEAF 2, with product MGASNSRAEKNEALSLCKERKRFIKVAIDSRYDLAAAHVSYIQSLRNVGIALRRYAEAEVLVESSLSISDKTPSQTSYPSPSSPLNVAEVEVSDSPLHNESPLSQSVPSLSYMRSGGNASVTVTIDPCGGNNYLDDESTVFPPPPPPELGASWDFFDPGEDSESFRFVVHGGESRDCRDEEKGERFDRNFSNAAAMGNEHSSSSYVQCFDHLVVSSDVEGCKQLVDGKVRVGQLEAPGTDGDVGRSSSKKEKNMAGNNVCTEREDPSEFITHRAKDFLSSIKDIEHRFIRASESGREVSRLLEANRIKVGFSEAKGKSSTMDLITAIQPVCCRRKASPVFQEPVQKIISWKRTASFRSSSSRNPLASKSREDIDDSGSDFVEEFCMIAGSHSSTLDRLYAWERKLYDEVKASESIRKDYDRKCHQLRHQFAKDQGTQVIDKTRATVKDLHSRIRVAIYSVDSISKRIEKMRDEELCPQLLELTEGLVRMWKAMLECHHAQYITISLAYHSRNTTGTLQGDARREIMTHLLEEIELFGLSFANWINSLTLYVEALNGWLQHCILQPRERLRSRRPFSPRRALAPPIFVLCRDWCAGIKALPSEELSHAIRNFLSDLHCLMEQQNDDLLKKQNSTHASTPENEIKTNEDNGAESANLCCVHASLTKVLNRLTKFSEASLKMYEDIRQKSEAARTAYYNCKTSRAEKC from the exons atgggtGCTTCAAACTCAAGAGCTGAAAAGAATGAAGCTTTGAGTTTGTGTAAGGAAAGAAAAAGATTCATTAAGGTAGCTATTGATTCTAGATATGATTTAGCTGCTGCACATGTTTCTTACATTCAATCTCTTAGAAATGTTGGTATAGCTTTAAGAAGATATGCTGAGGCTGAGGTATTGGTAGAATCTTCTCTTTCAATTTCTGATAAAACCCCGTCTCAAACTAGTTACCCTTCTCCATCATCACCATTAAATGTTGCTGAGGTTGAGGTTTCAGATTCACCTTTGCACAACGAAAGTCCTCTTTCACAATCTGTTCCTTCTCTTAGTTACATGAGATCAGGTGGTAATGCTTCTGTCACTGTTACAATTGATCCTTGTGGTGGTAACAACTATTTGGATGATGAATCAACTGTGTTTCCTCCTCCACCTCCACCCGAGTTAGGTGCATCTTGGGATTTCTTTGATCCTGGAGAGGATAGTGAGAGTTTCAGGTTTGTAGTGCATGGTGGTGAGTCCAGAGATTGCAGAGATGAAGAAAAGGGTGAAAGGTTTGATAGAAACTTCAGCAATGCTGCTGCAATGGGAAATGAGCATAGTAGTAGTTCTTATGTACAATGTTTTGATCATTTAGTTGTTTCAAGTGATGTTGAAGGTTGTAAACAATTGGTTGATGGAAAAGTGAGAGTGGGACAGTTAGAGGCACCAGGTACTGATGGTGATGTTGGAAGATCAAGTTCAAAGAAGGAGAAGAATATGGCTGGGAATAATGTGTGCACAGAAAGAGAGGATCCTTCAGAGTTCATCACTCATAGAGCTAAAGATTTTTTGTCTAGCATTAAGGATATTGAGCATCGGTTCATTCGAGCTTCAGAATCTGGTAGGGAGGTTTCAAGGCTGTTAGAGGCAAATAGAATCAAGGTTGGATTTTCTGAGGCAAAAG GGAAGTCGTCGACGATGGATTTGATCACGGCTATCCAGCCTGTTTGTTGCCGCAGAAAGGCTTCACCTGTTTTCCAGG AACCTgtacaaaaaattattagttgGAAAAGGACAGCATCTTTTCGATCATCCTCGTCTAGGAACCCTTTGGCTTCAAAATCAAGGGAAGATATTGATGACAGTGGAAGTGACTTCGTTGAAGAATTCTGCATGATTGCTGGAAGCCATTCATCCACCCTTGACAGACTGTATGCGTGGGAGCGAAAACTCTATGATGAAGTTAAG GCTAGTGAATCCATCAGGAAGGACTATGATCGAAAATGTCACCAGCTTAGGCATCAATTTGCAAAAGACCAAGGTACTCAAGTCATTGACAAGACCAGGGCGACTGTGAAGGATCTGCATTCGCGAATAAGAGTGGCTATTTATTCCGTCGATTCGATATCTAAAAGAATTGAAAAAATGAGGGATGAAGAGTTGTGTCCACAACTTCTGGAATTAACAGAGGG ATTGGTCAGGATGTGGAAGGCTATGCTTGAATGTCATCATGCACAGTACATTACCATCTCTTTGGCATATCATTCAAGGAACACAACAGGAACCTTGCAAGGAGATGCACGCAGAGAAATAATGACTCATCTGCTAGAAGAAATTGAATTATTTGGTCTGAGTTTTGCAAACTGGATTAACAGTCTCACCTTGTATGTGGAAGCTCTCAACGGCTGGCTGCAACACTGCATACTTCAACCAAGGGAGCGTTTGAGGAGCAGAAGACCATTCTCCCCTCGCCGAGCTCTGGCTCCGCCTATATTTGTTCTCTGTCGTGATTGGTGTGCTGGGATCAAGGCTTTACCTTCCGAAGAACTTAGTCATGCAATCAGAAACTTTTTGTCTGATCTTCACTGTCTGATGGAGCAGCAAAATGATGATCTTCTCAAGAAACAGAATTCAACTCATGCAAGCACACCAGAAAACGAGATCAAAACTAATGAAGACAATGGAGCTGAGTCTGCTAATTTGTGTTGTGTACATGCAAGTTTAACCAAGGTACTTAATCGACTGACCAAATTTTCGGAAGCGTCGTTGAAGATGTACGAAGATATCAGGCAAAAAAGTGAAGCGGCTCGAACTGCATATTATAATTGCAAAACTAGCAGGGCTGAAAAATGTTAA
- the LOC101501296 gene encoding acyl-coenzyme A oxidase 2, peroxisomal, with protein sequence MQIPTSKSKFNDKSETEAERRIERLILHLNPNPHLVRNTWNQLEMETCSRGKLIVDAISLSGYMRGKHRDIQDKVFEYFNANPHLQTPVEISKDNHRQLCMNQLLGLVKEAGIKPLHYVVHDPVKYFAIVEAAGSVDMSLGIKMGVQYSLWGGSVLNLGTQKHKDKYFDGIDNLEYPGCFAMTELHHGSNVQGLQTVATFDPITDEFVIDTPNDGAIKWWIGNAAVHGKFATVFARLKLPTYDTKGVSDMGVHAFIVPIRDMKTHQTLPGIEIHDCGHKVGLNGVDNGALRFRSVRIPRDNLLNRFGDVSRDGKYTSSLPSVNKRFGATLGELVGGRVGLSYSSVSVLKISATIAIRYSLLRQQFGPPNQPEVTILDYQSHQHKLMPMLASTYAFHFATTNLVEKYAQMKKSHDEELVADVHALSAGLKAYVTSYTAKSLSICREGCGGHGYAAVNRFGSLRNDHDIFQTFEGDNTVLLQQVAADLLKQYQRKFKGGTLAVTWNYLRDSMNTYLSQPNPVTARWEGEDHLRDSKFQLDAFRYRTSRLLQSVAVRLRKHSKSLGDFGAWNRCLNHLLTLAESHIESVVLAKFIEAVQSCPDPSSQAALKLVCDLYALDRIWNDIGTYRNVDYVAPNKAKAIHKLTEYLSFQVRNIAKELVDAFDLPDHVTRAPIAKQSGAYSQYTQYVGFE encoded by the exons ATGCAAATACcaacatcaaaatcaaaattcaacGACAAGTCAGAAACTGAAGCAGAGAGAAGAATCGAGAGACTAATCCTtcacctaaaccctaatcctcATCTCGTGAGAAACACATGGAACCAACTGGAGATGGAAACGTGCAGTCGTGGGAAGCTGATCGTAGACGCGATTTCTCTTTCAGGTTACATGAGAGGAAAACACAGAGATATACAAGACAAAGTTTTCGAATACTTCAACGCTAATCCTCACCTTCAAACCCCAGTTGAGATTTCCAAAGATAATCATCGTCAATTATGTATGAATCAGCTTTTGGGTCTTGTTAAAGAAGCTGGAATTAAACCACTTCATTATGTAGTTCATGATCCTGTTAAGTATTTCGCTATTGTTGAAGCTGCTGGTAGTGTTGATATGTCACTTGGAATTAAAATGGGTGTTCAATATAG TCTTTGGGGTGGTTCTGTTCTTAATTTGGGGACGCAGAAGCATAAGGATAAGTACTTTGATGGTATTGACAATTTGGAGTACCCTGGTTGTTTTGCTATGACTGAGCTTCACCATG GTTCAAATGTGCAGGGCCTTCAAACTGTTGCCACCTTTGATCCGATCACCGATGAATTTGTCATTGACACTCCAAATGATGGTGCCATCAAATGGTGGATTGGCAATGCGGCGGTGCATGGCAAGTTTGCCACTGTTTTTGCCAGGTTGAAGTTACCTACTTATGACACAAAAGGAGTTTCTGATATGGGTGTTCACGCTTTCATAGTTCCAATAAGGGATATGAAGACCCATCAAACACTTCCCGGAATTGAGATACATGATTGTGGTCATAAAGTTGGTCTTAATGGTGTTGATAATGGAGCTCTGAGATTCCGCTCTGTGAGAATTCCTCGAGACAACCTTCTAAACCGATTTGGAGATGTCTCGCGTGACGGGAAGTACACGAGTAGCCTTCCTTCGGTGAATAAGCGGTTTGGTGCGACTCTTGGGGAACTTGTTGGTGGTAGGGTAGGCCTTTCATATTCTTCTGTAAGTGTCCTCAAGATTTCTGCCACAATTGCCATAAGATATTCTCTACTTCGTCAGCAATTCGGACCTCCAAACCAACCTGAAGTCACTATTCTTGACTACCAGTCTCATCAGCATAAGCTTATGCCCATGCTGGCTTCAACTTATGCATTTCATTTTGCCACTACAAATTTAGTGGAGAAATACGCTCAAATGAAGAAGTCTCATGATGAAGAATTAGTTGCAGATGTCCATGCTCTCTCGGCAGGTTTAAAGGCTTATGTAACATCGTATACTGCAAAGTCACTCAGCATCTGTAGGGAAGGCTGCGGAGGCCATGGTTATGCTGCTGTAAATCGGTTTGGTAGCTTGAGGAATGATCATGACATTTTCCAGACATTTGAAGGAGACAACACAGTTCTTCTTCAACAG GTTGCAGCCGATCTTTTGAAACAATACCAGAGAAAGTTCAAAGGAGGGACATTGGCAGTGACATGGAACTACTTGAGAGACTCCATGAATACTTATCTGTCGCAGCCAAATCCGGTTACTGCTAGGTGGGAAGGCGAAGACCATCTACGAGATTCTAAATTTCAATTGGATGCTTTCAGA TACCGAACATCTAGATTACTTCAAAGTGTTGCTGTACGACTTCGAAAGCACTCAAAATCTCTTGGGGACTTTGGTGCATGGAATAGATGCTTAAATCATCTATTGACACTTGCAGAATCTCATATTGAGTCAGTTGTTCTCGCTAAATTCATTGAAGCCGTGCAGAG CTGTCCTGATCCAAGCTCTCAAGCTGCTCTCAAGCTTGTATGTGATCTTTATGCACTGgatcgaatatggaatgacattGGAACCTACCGCAATGTTGACTATGTGGCTCCCAACAAAGCCAAG GCAATCCACAAACTAACGGAGTATCTAAGTTTCCAAGTGAGGAATATTGCAAAGGAACTTGTTGATGCGTTCGATCTTCCGGATCATGTAACAAGGGCACCTATTGCCAAGCAATCAGGAGCTTACTCTCAGTATACACAATATGTGGGATTCGAATAA